The proteins below are encoded in one region of Fulvia fulva chromosome 9, complete sequence:
- a CDS encoding Kelch repeat-containing protein — protein sequence MGTSARKSFFQEVDVDDLEPETSLSRSSSTASESSSSRKRPSPGVRFRTKDDVRLVERYEDADVGGNNHELSAKPIPSTNAPTQSPLPGSKSIMYRLGAKALLVVAAVPFLHGAPSFGHASLPLQPVSGGPIRRNPDGPVLDKRADSPTDVCFRWAGQSAVVNGTLYYYGGQATSEPNQDTNTWNNNFLSLDLTKTWQISTPSLTGLPQPSGPPNISLGTLWNSHDSLFLYGGQFQWKPPVSPTAYSTWEYNIASSSWVEHSDPVTSEGVSSPSNDDPVQRAAEGAAVNVASLGRGFYFGGHLDGYTTEEWSQSIARVYLQSLLEFTFPGYQNDQVNALSDNKDAGSDGVYRNVTQGGLQSQAGFTQRADGLLVYVPGFGEQGILLALAGGTNESFTQMNQINVYDIANSTWYNQATSGEYPETRVNPCSVIAAAPDGSSYNIYMFGGQNLIPAGNQTQYNDMWILTLPSFTWIKVDQSGQSVPPGRSGHTCNIWDGQMVMVGGYTGANSLTCESPGIYVYDLSTTSWVNQFTATSAESDSGSTSGRAQADTNGDAEDNPFNQQSAQRYTSDNPGGLEGSYGYLVPQAVIDVVGGDKTGGATLTTPVNTATSGPLATGKPLTYTVTNADGSISTSTSRPGSGSGSSGNGVNVGAIVAGCVAGFFFIVACYLAFCAYVYRKQLQLYKRHVEMSQAQARGEKLPAIPGLLATDASTGKITPSDPSYRRGDGVSPWLTNTSSGSMHSRDDSGGASGSYHRNGGNGVVGGGYNSVRRSSETSETNDEDLLNGREPTFVGVMLNPRRSLRVINRD from the exons ATGGGTACCTCAGCACGCAAATCTTTCTTCCAGGAAGTGGACGTGGACGACCTTGAACCTGAAACATCACTCTCACGGAGCTCGAGCACAGCATCGGAGTCTTCCAGCTCACGAAAACGACCTTCGCCCGGCGTGAGATTCCGCACTAAGGACGACGTTCGTTTGGTGGAGAGGTACGAAGATGCCGATGTAGGTGGCAACAATCACGAGCTCTCAGCAAAGCCAATTCCATCGACAAACGCACCAACGCAGTCTCCACTTCCTGGCTCCAAGTCCATCATGTATCGCCTTGGTGCGAAAGCCTTACTAGTCGTCGCTGCTGTCCCATTTCTACACGGCGCGCCTTCCTTTGGACACGCATCATTACCGCTACAACCAGTCAGTGGAGGACCGATACGACGAAATCCAGATGGCCCGGTCCTCGACAAAAGGGCAGACAGCCCTACAGATGTGTGTTTCAGATGGGCTGGACAGT CTGCTGTGGTGAACGGTACACTCTATTACTATGGCGGCCAGGCCACTTCTGAGCCCAACCAGGACACTAACACCTGGAACAACAACTTCTTATCACTGGACCTTACCAAGACCTGGCAGATATCGACACCATCACTGACAGGGCTGCCCCAGCCTTCCGGTCCACCGAATATCAGTCTGGGGACGTTATGGAATTCGCACGATTCACTCTTCCTCTATGGCGGACAGTTCCAGTGGAAGCCACCAGTCTCACCCACGGCATACTCTACTTGGGAGTACAATATCGCTTCTTCTTCATGGGTTGAGCACAGTGACCCAGTCACATCAGAGGGTGTCAGCTCACCCAGCAACGACGACCCCGTGCAAAGAGCCGCCGAGGGTGCCGCCGTGAACGTAGCGTCTCTTGGCCGTGGATTCTACTTCGGCGGTCATCTGGATGGCTATACCACTGAGGAATGGTCTCAAAGCATAGCACGTGTCTATCTTCAGTCGCTCCTCGAGTTTACCTTTCCAGGATATCAGAACGATCAGGTCAACGCGCTCTCGGACAATAAGGACGCTGGTAGTGATGGCGTCTATCGTAACGTCACGCAAGGTGGTCTGCAGTCGCAAGCAGGCTTTACACAGCGCGCAGATGGCTTATTGGTATACGTGCCAGGATTTGGAGAGCAGGGCATCTTGCTGGCATTGGCTGGCGGAACCAACGAGAGTTTTACTCAGATGAACCAGATCAACGTCTACGACATCGCCAACAGCACTTGGTACAACCAGGCGACGTCTGGCGAGTACCCAGAGACTCGTGTTAACCCATGCTCAGTCATCGCCGCGGCGCCGGATGGTTCGAGTTACAATATCTACATGTTCGGTGGCCAGAATCTGATTCCTGCTGGCAACCAGACCCAGTACAACGACATGTGGATATTGACCTTACCATCATTCACCTGGATCAAGGTCGATCAGAGTGGTCAATCCGTGCCTCCGGGACGTTCTGGCCACACATGCAACATCTGGGACGGACAGATGGTTATGGTTGGAGGATACACTGGAGCGAACTCTCTGACCTGCGAGAGCCCTGGTATTTATGTATATGATCTGAGCACTACCTCCTGGGTCAATCAATTCACGGCGACCAGCGCAGAATCGGACAGCGGCAGCACCAGCGGCAGAGCACAAGCGGACACCAACGGCGATGCGGAAGACAACCCATTCAATCAACAGTCAGCACAACGATACACATCAGACAACCCCGGAGGCCTCGAAGGATCCTACGGCTACCTAGTCCCCCAAGCCGTCATAGACGTCGTTGGCGGCGACAAGACCGGCGGCGCAACCCTCACCACGCCCGTCAACACCGCCACCTCAGGCCCCCTCGCCACCGGCAAGCCTCTCACATACACCGTAACCAACGCCGACGGCAGCATATCGACCTCCACCAGCCGCCCCGGCAGCGGCTCCGGCTCCTCGGGCAACGGCGTCAACGTCGGCGCCATCGTAGCAGGCTGCGTCGCAGGCTTCTTCTTCATCGTAGCCTGCTACCTCGCCTTCTGCGCCTACGTCTACAGGAAACAACTCCAACTCTACAAACGCCACGTCGAGATGTCCCAAGCCCAAGCCCGCGGGGAGAAACTCCCCGCCATTCCAGGACTGCTCGCGACGGATGCCAGTACGGGGAAGATCACACCTTCCGATCCTAGCTATCGGCGAGGCGATGGGGTCAGTCCGTGGTTGACGAATACGAGTAGTGGGAGTATGCACAGTAGGGATGACAGTGGTGGCGCGAGTGGGAGTTATCATAGGAATGGGGGGAATGGGGTGGTCGGGGGTGGGTATAACAGTGTGAGGAGGAGTAGTGAGACGAGTGAGACTAATGATGAGGATTTGTTGAATGGGAGGGAACCTACGTTTGTGGGCGTCATGTTGAATCCGAGGAGGAGTTTGAGGGTTATTAATAGGGATTGA
- a CDS encoding Averufin oxidase A, producing the protein MSTLTTTADSNTSGNMVKYALCRATGATGKAILRALHAKPLPALDLSIYIRNKSKLLSLFPTLESSPPFPTTIYEGSNTNTALWKQCLRDVNLIMMCIASNVSKKGETRFTETASAVVKALEELRQEQKHAYKTPSILILRASILNERFNPGLKQGGFMFFCLKHLYDDMVAANRFYESKANEVSDPPGLPKLLEYIYVDPPSIHDAEGTTGPTGYRLNTEPGNEASGELSYADLGASFGEIAERREEYKGLGVSVTSTGKTKTTWPVLMSFLAQGAAGRVTG; encoded by the coding sequence ATGTCTACCCTCACAACCACAGCAGACAGCAACACCTCAGGCAACATGGTCAAATACGCCCTCTGCCGCGCAACCGGCGCAACAGGCAAAGCGATCCTCCGCGCCCTCCACGCCAAACCACTCCCAGCCCTCGACCTGTCCATCTACATCCGCAACAAGTCCAAACTTCTCTCGCTCTTCCCTACCCTCGAAAGCTCCCCACCTTTCCCTACCACGATCTATGAAGGCAGCAACACGAACACCGCCCTTTGGAAACAATGTCTTCGCGACGTCAACCTTATCATGATGTGTATCGCCTCGAACGTCAGCAAGAAGGGCGAAACTCGCTTTACTGAGACCGCGTCAGCGGTAGTCAAGGCGCTGGAGGAGTTGAGACAAGAACAAAAGCACGCTTACAAGACACCCAGTATCCTGATCCTCCGCGCCAGCATCCTCAACGAACGCTTCAACCCAGGCCTCAAGCAGGGAGGCTTCATGTTCTTCTGCCTAAAACACCTCTACGACGACATGGTCGCCGCCAACAGATTCTACGAGTCGAAAGCAAACGAAGTGAGCGACCCGCCAGGGCTACCAAAACTCCTGGAATACATCTACGTCGACCCACCTAGTATACACGACGCGGAGGGCACTACAGGTCCAACGGGATACCGCTTGAACACAGAGCCTGGCAACGAGGCGAGTGGGGAGCTGAGTTATGCGGATCTTGGAGCGAGTTTTGGTGAGATTGCGGAGAGAAGGGAGGAGTATAAGGGGTTGGGGGTGTCGGTGACGAGTACGGGGAAGACGAAGACGACGTGGCCCGTGTTGATGAGCTTTTTGGCACAGGGTGCGGCGGGGAGGGTAACGGGGTAG
- a CDS encoding Efflux pump vrtL, protein MPPRNDERQPLLNGHSHNQQDERHDKQKVAFDEDDEDNPCNWPTSRKWSQVLQITIIAFLCPASSSIVAPAASEIQESLGVSDKRLILAGQSGFVCMLGLGPLLLAPLSETFGRRPIFLTNLAIFTLLQVPIAMAPEVYSWIVLRTLSGFFGSVGVANGGGSISDMFETHERAKVLGIYLLAPLLGPSIGPMVGGIMVGSVQWRWIFWLVFAVAVVVLGGCYFCLHETRAVTILQKRKKELEKKEDGTEWYIEGDTAGQSLMAKVAGNSTRAVKILATQPIVLTMSLYQALVFSSMYSLYASYTSIWSAPPYNFSKTQVGLAYLGPALGFIITSFFIVFFIDRLYNWLAERNDDDGQPEYRLPMANVGAVLLPISLFWFGWTVEMALYWPIPLAATLLFGASQVSIFNTVQTYYIDAYESNAASALAAGAFLRSMFGGIIPLLVGGLFDQLGYGWGMSVFGFISLALMPAPLLFYYFGRRIRERFPFKG, encoded by the coding sequence ATGCCTCCCCGAAACGACGAAAGACAGCCTCTCCTGAATGGCCACTCCCACAACCAGCAGGATGAACGCCACGACAAACAAAAAGTCGCCTTCGACGAAGACGATGAAGATAATCCTTGCAATTGGCCAACATCACGAAAATGGTCCCAAGTCCTCCAAATAACGATAATCGCCTTCCTCTGTCCCGCCTCCTCCTCCATCGTCGCCCCCGCCGCCTCCGAAATCCAAGAATCCCTCGGCGTGTCAGACAAACGCCTCATCCTCGCCGGTCAAAGCGGGTTTGTCTGTATGCTAGGTCTCGGCCCCTTGTTACTCGCTCCTCTATCCGAGACTTTCGGGCGAAGGCCTATATTCTTGACAAATTTGGCGATATTCACACTCCTGCAGGTGCCGATTGCGATGGCGCCGGAGGTGTACAGTTGGATTGTGTTGAGGACGCTAAGTGGATTCTTCGGGAGTGTCGGGGTTGCGAATGGAGGTGGCAGTATCAGTGATATGTTTGAGACGCATGAGAGGGCGAAGGTGCTTGGGATATATTTACTCGCCCCGCTGCTGGGCCCCAGTATTGGGCCTATGGTTGGAGGGATTATGGTGGGGAGTGTGCAGTGGAGATGGATCTTTTGGCTTGTCTTTGCAGTCGCTGTGGTTGTTTTGGGTGGGTGTTACTTCTGTCTTCATGAGACGAGGGCTGTGACGATTTTGCAGAAGAGGAAGAAAGAGTTggagaagaaggaggatggGACAGAGTGGTACATTGAGGGTGATACCGCGGGACAGTCGTTGATGGCTAAGGTGGCAGGGAATAGTACAAGGGCCGTGAAGATCCTCGCGACGCAGCCGATTGTGTTGACGATGAGCCTCTATCAGGCGCTGGTGTTTTCCAGCATGTACAGCTTGTACGCGAGCTATACATCCATCTGGTCCGCTCCGCCCTACAACTTCAGCAAGACGCAGGTCGGACTAGCGTATCTGGGCCCTGCGCTGGGGTTCATCATCACGAGCTTCTTCATCGTGTTCTTCATCGATCGGTTGTACAACTGGTTGGCAGAGCGCAACGACGATGACGGGCAACCTGAGTACCGATTGCCGATGGCGAACGTCGGTGCCGTCTTGCTGCCCATCAGCTTGTTCTGGTTCGGGTGGACGGTCGAGATGGCTCTGTACTGGCCAATACCGCTCGCGGCGACGCTGTTGTTTGGTGCCAGTCAGGTCAGCATCTTCAATACGGTGCAGACGTACTACATTGATGCGTACGAAAGCAATGCAGCTTCTGCGCTGGCGGCTGGTGCCTTCTTGCGCAGTATGTTTGGCGGTATCATACCGCTGCTCGTCGGAGGCTTGTTCGACCAGCTGGGATATGGATGGGGCATGAGCGTGTTCGGCTTTATAAGTCTTGCTCTCATGCCTGCTCCACTGCTCTTTTACTACTTTGGCAGGAGGATAAGGGAGAGGTTCCCGTTCAAAGGGTGA